The Ziziphus jujuba cultivar Dongzao chromosome 5, ASM3175591v1 genome segment CCTAACTTATCATTCGAAAGCATCCCAAAACTGAATGCTAGTCCTCAAAGGGTATGCAATTATAAATTAGAATAGTTAAGAAATGTTAATTAAGAAACAGGAATTCCCATTTGATTGCTTTGAATGCAGGGTTAGTCCTGTAATTTGTACGATAAAAGATTGTGTTGTTAGAATTTTGGTATTGAATTGTAGTAGTTGAAGCTGGACCAGCCTCGGAAGCTGAAAGGTCCCTCGTTGTTCGCTTTTGTTGTCACGAAAGGGTACAGAATTCACAGGGGACACCCTCTGGACCCGGAAAAGAAACATGGTGGTGAGgtgggaaaataataaaaaagcactTTGAAACCTTGTGTGCATGAAAAGGAGAGCGAAACAAGAGCCAAACACAGCCCTTGGTATTATTCGCGCTATGGCAACTTCAGCAAGACCATTAACTTACCAAATTTTGAAGAGCGTAAAATTGTGAGGTGGGGTTGGGTTTATTGACTATTGTGGTCTTTATCCCTGTCTGAAACAACACTGCAAAAGTTGGTTGGAACAAAACAAAAGCCCATATTTGACCCTAACTGCAAAATCATGGGCTCAGAAAACTGAAGCGTCTCACTATTAGGCTTTTGTCATATTAAcccatgaaaatatatatattcacgcAAATTAAAATCCTTTCCAGGTCAGAATTTTGAGATCTAGCGCAAATCTGCCAGATCATTTATACATGTCGatctttttgaatttaatttagatCTGCAGCGATGCTTATATGGCAACAATCTAACAGAGAATGTCCACGGTAGTCACTGAAGCACCTGATTGCCCCTCCCACACTTTGCACATTTCACCGgcacctttttatttttgagactACCGGCACCTTTAAAATGCCCATTTTTTTAAGAACAATCACTTtctaccaaaaaacaaaattaaaatgtcCTGGCTGGCTCGCTCGCTTACAAACTCCCTCCGActcgacgacgacgacgacgaagaTGATGACAACGACGTCGTACCAGATCATGGGTTTGGCGATCTAGCACAATCCTCACCGGCTAAACCCCACCAAccccaccaccaccaacaaCAAGAGCGAGAAGACCTTCACAATGAAAGTGAAGTGCACGTGGAGGACGaggatgaggaagaagaagaagaagcccaTTCCAGAGGAGTCAAAGAAGACCTTTCCGAATTCAAACAAACCCTAACCCGCCAATTTTGGGGCGTTGCGTCATTCCTAGCACCCCCACCTTCGCAGCCATCGACGCCCTCCAATCGATTGGGTCTCAATTGCGATCGATCCGAGCCGTTTGATCAATCCGATCAGGGAACCAATATGTCTTCCAAGggagaggaagaagatgaattGGAGTATTTTATGGGACGCGCCGTTGGGATCACTGAGGAGGTTCTGGCCTTCGCGAGAAATATCGCGATGCATCCAGAGACGTGGTTGGACTTTCCTGGAGATGAGGAGGAGAACTTGGATGGTATGTATGTATCTTGTATGCTTGAATGCCTttattacattatatatatatatatatatatatgtctatctCAATCTCAATGTTCAATTTTTGTACGAATTATTTTAGCTTTTTGTTCTACATTGTTTATTTTCCATAATGCAGTTAGCATTACATTTGAAATTAGGATTCTATTTGTACATAGTTGTATTGCATATTACTCTTCAAGCTTCAGGTTGTTTATAACCATGCCCACATGTTACATGATATGAAACCATTCATTGCACATCTACTGCTTCCAACTACTCTGTAATCATGGTGCTTCTTACTAAATGTTTAATTGGTTGGTCATTATGAATGTAATTCCAAGCACTTTACTTTTGATCCCGTCAAAAATTATCTTCTCTTGGTCGGGATTGAGCAATATAGGCCTAGCTAATCTTCCTTCAGTATGTCTCTTCTTGATGAGTGGAATTGATGTATACTTTCTTTGTAATTATAGACTCACCTGGATTGCATCTACAATCGCATAGTGGGAACCATTTGACAAATTCATATCGAAAAAACTTCAATTTGTAGAATGTTAAATCATtggtttgactttttttgttaACATTTTTCTATAGAGGTAATAAAATTTTAGACCTTTTTTGGTTGAATATGCTCGCTCGCTAGTTTAACTTATTTCTGTTCTTTAGATATAATTATTGGTGTGGGACTCTTCTATCATGGTTAATtcatttgtatttgttttttcagatTTTAACATGTCTGTTGCTCAACAAGACCACGTGTTTGTAATTGAACATCTTGCCCCTAGATTAGCGGCTTTGAGAATTGAACTATGCCCCTGCCATATGAGTGAGAATTACTTTTGGAAAGtctattttgttcttttgcACTCAAGACTCAATAAACAGGATGCAGAAACATTATCCACCGCCCAGGTAAACAATCTTTTTTCCTCGGCTGAGGCCAATACAAGTTCCGAGATTAACTAGTTTCGGTaatatttcttaataaattTAACTAAACATAAACTGGAACCAATTTATTTTGTAGCCAATTTTATAGTGGCAGCTTCCAATTTGTTCTTTTCAAGTGAGACCAGTACTAAATATATTCACAAGTTATTTTTGCTATGTTAGCGGTTGGTTGAATTTCATTGTCCTTGGGATTTCTATGACCTTTTGGCCTTTTTTCTGGCATTTCTCAATATTTGTTCATGATCATTGCATGTTCTTTTTTTCGAAATTCAATTTACTTTTATTGCAAAGCTCCTTTCATCTTGTACATCTTCTCTTATTACTGTAGTTCATTTTAATTGTATTAAGGTTGGATCAGTGGACACTCTGCTAGATGCTGAATCATTCATCTTCTCCTTGTCTAGCTAAGCTTGATTCTGTCAGCTACCAAATGAATCCTTAAAACTGATCCTAAACACACAATCCAATAATCACTTATTACTCTAGTACAAGTTTTAGGTTGCCCTGTAGAGTTTGATGATTAAAAAGTAAGGGGAGGGATGTGTAAGAGTCCATTGATTCCTTTTGCTTGGTGATTTCTTTAGTTTGTTTGATTCAtctcttttattgttataaatGGTTGTTACAAAAATGGGAATGGCTCTATTTAGTAAGATATCAAAGGCTGGAAAAGGAATAAAGATTTGATTCAAATGGGTTTAAAGCAAAGGAAAAGGGGATTTGGATATGTCTTCAAGTTTTCTATTTCTGTGATAGtctttttataattaaagaGATTGTTCTTAAGAGATTAGATGAatcttttagaattttaaaccTGTATCATGCACTTTTTGATAGAGCTGTGACCTGGTTTTGGGCTAGGCTTGAAGAACATATATATGACGAAATGTTTCCAACCACGTTACTTGTAGGTAATGGCTGCTAGATCAAAGTGGATGCAGGAGCTACAGAGTCATTCTACATCAGACTCTGAATGGCTTGGAGGAAGCAAATtgtgtttaaaagaaaattctaacacATTGCATCAAGATTTAGTAACTGATTCATCCTTTAGTGCTCATTTTGAAGATATGCTGCTTGAACC includes the following:
- the LOC107433675 gene encoding uncharacterized protein LOC107433675 translates to MSWLARSLTNSLRLDDDDDEDDDNDVVPDHGFGDLAQSSPAKPHQPHHHQQQEREDLHNESEVHVEDEDEEEEEEAHSRGVKEDLSEFKQTLTRQFWGVASFLAPPPSQPSTPSNRLGLNCDRSEPFDQSDQGTNMSSKGEEEDELEYFMGRAVGITEEVLAFARNIAMHPETWLDFPGDEEENLDDFNMSVAQQDHVFVIEHLAPRLAALRIELCPCHMSENYFWKVYFVLLHSRLNKQDAETLSTAQVMAARSKWMQELQSHSTSDSEWLGGSKLCLKENSNTLHQDLVTDSSFSAHFEDMLLEPSESTMPSCTTYFEPEKHPVGSSEWQFIDKSVIEERSIVKTQDKNSIVGPSSKILVKNNDDDDDDDDWPEEDYESHEYGGGTIHVVDEEDISFSDLEDDNFHAPRNFKTISMEHETPTKDP